The Anaerobacillus alkaliphilus genome has a segment encoding these proteins:
- a CDS encoding complex I subunit 4 family protein: MIPNILTLLVFLPLLGALIVLTIPNEHKNVIRSIAGITSFVTLIISIIVWSNFNRGLSGMQFAENYTWIDLGFVSFNYELGVDGLSMPLLVLTTIVTFLAVVASVTIKDRVKEYFVWMLILLTGMLGVFVALDMFLFFLFFELTLIPMFFIIGIWGGKEREYAAFKFLIYTGLGSALMLIAFFAMFYQGAMASGQPTLNFLALAEIYGNPAYAGMISNAFKAGLFLTLFIAFAVKLPIFPFHTWLPDAHVQAPTAASMILAGVLLKMGAYGLLRVGFGILPDQAANFAYLIAILGVVNIIYGALLALVQKDLKKLVAYSSISHMGIVLLGAASFTTSGMQGAIFQLVSHGFIAALLFFMVGAIYERTHTRMIEELGGLSKTIPILAGFLLAAAMASVGLPGMSGFVSEFLAFMGIFWASPDVIPAAKTIAVIAALGIILTAAYLLWAMQRTTFGQLHQSHAHLEDARPIEYVPMVCLLGLIILIGVYPAILGDVINTTVIDIVSKIGG, from the coding sequence ATGATCCCAAATATATTAACATTACTTGTCTTTCTACCATTACTAGGTGCTTTAATTGTACTCACAATTCCTAATGAGCATAAAAATGTGATCCGTTCGATTGCAGGCATAACGTCATTCGTGACATTGATTATTTCAATTATTGTGTGGAGCAATTTTAATCGCGGTTTATCAGGAATGCAATTTGCTGAGAATTACACGTGGATTGATTTAGGCTTTGTTTCCTTCAATTATGAGCTTGGTGTTGACGGACTTTCCATGCCACTATTAGTTCTTACAACAATCGTCACATTCCTAGCCGTAGTAGCTTCTGTGACAATTAAAGATCGTGTCAAAGAATACTTTGTTTGGATGCTAATCCTTTTAACAGGAATGCTTGGAGTATTTGTTGCACTAGATATGTTCTTGTTCTTCTTGTTCTTTGAGTTAACGCTAATTCCTATGTTTTTTATCATCGGAATATGGGGTGGAAAAGAACGAGAGTATGCAGCATTTAAGTTCTTAATTTACACGGGGCTTGGAAGTGCGTTAATGTTAATTGCCTTTTTTGCGATGTTCTATCAAGGAGCGATGGCATCAGGTCAACCAACATTAAACTTCCTTGCGTTAGCAGAAATTTACGGGAACCCGGCATATGCTGGCATGATATCTAATGCATTCAAAGCAGGCTTGTTCTTAACATTATTTATCGCCTTTGCGGTAAAGTTACCAATCTTCCCGTTCCACACATGGTTACCGGATGCTCACGTTCAAGCGCCTACGGCTGCTAGTATGATCTTAGCAGGTGTGTTGTTAAAAATGGGTGCTTACGGATTACTTCGTGTTGGGTTTGGGATTTTACCGGATCAAGCTGCTAACTTTGCATATTTGATTGCCATTCTTGGTGTGGTAAATATCATTTATGGTGCATTACTTGCTTTGGTTCAAAAAGACCTGAAAAAGCTTGTTGCTTACTCAAGTATATCTCATATGGGGATTGTCTTGCTTGGTGCCGCATCATTTACGACTTCAGGTATGCAAGGCGCTATTTTCCAATTAGTATCACACGGATTTATTGCAGCGCTACTATTCTTTATGGTAGGTGCGATTTACGAACGAACACATACACGCATGATCGAAGAGTTAGGTGGACTTTCAAAAACAATTCCGATCCTAGCTGGATTTTTACTAGCGGCTGCGATGGCCTCGGTAGGACTTCCAGGGATGTCAGGATTTGTGAGTGAGTTTCTAGCGTTTATGGGTATCTTCTGGGCATCTCCTGATGTCATTCCAGCTGCAAAAACAATCGCTGTCATTGCTGCTCTTGGGATTATTCTTACCGCTGCCTATCTACTTTGGGCAATGCAAAGAACGACGTTTGGTCAATTACATCAATCTCATGCACACCTTGAAGATGCACGTCCGATCGAATATGTTCCAATGGTTTGCTTGCTAGGATTAATTATTTTAATCGGCGTTTATCCAGCGATTTTGGGTGATGTTATCAATACTACAGTGATCGACATAGTGTCGAAGATAGGGGGTTAA
- the nuoK gene encoding NADH-quinone oxidoreductase subunit NuoK yields the protein MVPITLYLALAAILFCIGLYGVLTRRHLVIVLVSVELMLNAVNINLVAFSSIGPFANITGQVFTLFVITVAAAEAAVGLAILIALYRNRKSIDVIKQDLMRW from the coding sequence ATGGTTCCAATAACGTTATATCTTGCCTTAGCAGCTATTCTATTTTGTATCGGCTTATATGGAGTACTTACGAGAAGACATCTCGTAATCGTTCTTGTATCAGTAGAGTTGATGTTAAATGCGGTAAATATCAATCTAGTAGCATTCTCTAGTATTGGCCCGTTTGCAAACATTACTGGGCAGGTATTCACTCTATTTGTAATAACAGTAGCTGCAGCTGAAGCAGCCGTTGGTTTAGCGATTTTAATTGCCTTATATCGCAATCGAAAATCAATTGATGTTATTAAACAAGATCTTATGCGTTGGTAA
- a CDS encoding NADH-quinone oxidoreductase subunit J: protein MSGELVIFLILAILAISSSVMVIILKRIAHRVLSMAFAFFAVAGLYFLLRAEFIGIVQIMVYVGALSILFVFGMMMTDHKTVSFGPERKFAHKALSLVGVAILLGLMLTGIFSLDLPVNQELYIGTAEQIGIDLYGNYVIAFQGAGILLLAALVGAIVLARKEAD, encoded by the coding sequence ATGAGTGGAGAGTTAGTTATATTTCTCATCCTTGCAATTCTAGCAATCTCTTCTTCCGTAATGGTAATTATTTTAAAACGAATTGCTCATCGAGTTTTATCAATGGCTTTTGCATTCTTTGCAGTAGCTGGACTTTACTTTTTACTACGAGCTGAATTTATTGGGATCGTTCAAATCATGGTTTACGTAGGGGCTCTTTCCATTCTCTTTGTATTCGGTATGATGATGACCGACCATAAAACAGTATCGTTTGGTCCAGAAAGAAAGTTTGCCCATAAAGCGTTGAGCTTAGTTGGGGTAGCCATTCTATTAGGACTAATGTTAACTGGTATTTTTTCGCTTGATTTACCAGTAAACCAGGAACTTTATATTGGAACTGCAGAGCAAATTGGGATCGATCTTTACGGTAATTATGTCATAGCATTCCAAGGAGCAGGTATTTTACTACTTGCCGCTTTAGTAGGAGCCATTGTATTGGCACGAAAGGAGGCCGATTAG
- a CDS encoding DUF1146 family protein — protein MYEPFGQQALVHLFVNLMFLVVIWWALQAFRFDVLVKNPKSPQGIVLTIVTTIALTHLVSSFFLDYLNYSKMLRFLF, from the coding sequence ATGTATGAGCCATTTGGTCAACAAGCACTTGTACACCTTTTTGTTAACTTAATGTTTTTGGTTGTTATTTGGTGGGCGTTACAAGCATTTCGCTTTGACGTGCTTGTAAAGAACCCGAAAAGTCCTCAGGGAATTGTCTTAACAATTGTCACTACGATTGCGTTAACTCATTTAGTAAGTAGCTTTTTCTTAGATTATCTGAACTACTCAAAAATGCTTCGATTCCTATTTTAA
- a CDS encoding NADH-quinone oxidoreductase subunit C, translated as MSQLLLDTVLKKFEDISGPEVVEESKINFNEPFLTLASEKWNLELARLLVEDEKLRFDFLCCLTGIDYEEHMEVVYNFYSMELDQYLCIKVKMPRSNPKIISVQPVWKTADWHEREAYDLLGIEFIGHPNLTRIFLEDDWVGHPLRKDYKFDKEEMGL; from the coding sequence ATGAGTCAACTATTACTAGATACTGTCTTGAAAAAGTTTGAAGATATATCAGGCCCTGAAGTGGTTGAAGAAAGCAAAATAAATTTTAATGAGCCTTTTTTAACATTGGCTAGTGAGAAGTGGAACTTAGAGTTAGCTCGATTACTAGTGGAAGATGAAAAATTAAGGTTCGATTTCCTATGCTGTTTAACAGGTATTGACTACGAAGAGCATATGGAGGTAGTTTACAATTTTTACTCAATGGAATTAGATCAGTATTTATGCATTAAGGTAAAGATGCCAAGGTCTAATCCAAAAATAATTTCCGTGCAGCCTGTTTGGAAAACGGCCGATTGGCATGAGCGAGAAGCTTATGATTTATTAGGTATCGAGTTTATCGGTCATCCAAATCTAACTCGTATATTTTTAGAGGATGATTGGGTCGGTCATCCACTTCGTAAAGACTACAAGTTTGATAAAGAAGAAATGGGTTTATAG
- a CDS encoding NADH-quinone oxidoreductase subunit A — protein MDLDLYLNSYVYVIIFLLLGIALPVGGLTFGKLLRPHNPYPDKLVPYESGILPTGDAQVRFSVAYYIVALEFVIFDVETVFLYPWAVALDHLGWFGINAMLIFIVVLGLGLAYSWKKKVLEWN, from the coding sequence ATGGATTTGGATTTATATCTAAACAGTTATGTGTATGTCATCATATTTTTGCTTTTAGGTATAGCACTTCCAGTTGGAGGATTGACGTTTGGTAAGCTTTTGCGGCCCCATAACCCATATCCTGATAAGTTAGTTCCATATGAAAGTGGAATTTTGCCGACTGGAGATGCACAAGTGCGGTTCAGCGTGGCCTACTACATAGTAGCGCTAGAATTTGTCATATTCGATGTTGAAACCGTTTTCTTATATCCTTGGGCGGTTGCTCTAGACCATCTTGGATGGTTTGGGATCAATGCAATGCTTATATTTATTGTTGTACTTGGGTTAGGTCTTGCGTACTCTTGGAAAAAGAAGGTGCTTGAATGGAACTAA
- a CDS encoding NADH-quinone oxidoreductase subunit D codes for MSIKTEQMVLNIGPQHPSTHGVFRIEVVIEGEYIRKAKPVIGYLHRGTEKLAEDLIYTQFIPYTDRLDYMNAMTNNYVYCAAVEKLMEIEAPERAEYLRVITMELNRIASHLVWWGTYLLDIGALSPFLYAFRDRDTILDRLNEISGARMTFNYMRIGGVKWDAPEGWIDKVKETVKLLRENFAEYHQLVTGNEIFIGRTKGVGIITKEDAINWGLSGPILRGSGVKFDLRKNQPYSIYDRFDFDIPTREEGDCFARYEVRLDEMFESLKIIEQACDQITEGEIVHKKGQRIMMIKPPAGETYFRCEASKGEIGVYLVSNGKNKPYRLKLRRPSFVNVEILADMLIDRNIADLVAIFGSLDVVLGEVDA; via the coding sequence ATGAGTATAAAAACTGAACAAATGGTATTGAACATAGGCCCGCAACACCCTAGTACACATGGTGTATTCCGAATCGAAGTAGTTATTGAAGGAGAATATATCAGAAAAGCGAAACCTGTCATCGGCTATTTACACCGAGGAACAGAGAAGCTTGCTGAAGATTTAATTTACACCCAATTCATTCCGTATACGGATCGTCTTGACTACATGAATGCAATGACAAATAACTACGTTTATTGTGCTGCTGTTGAGAAGCTAATGGAGATTGAGGCGCCAGAGAGAGCAGAATACTTACGTGTCATTACGATGGAATTAAATCGAATTGCTAGTCACTTAGTTTGGTGGGGAACATACCTTTTGGATATTGGAGCCTTAAGTCCATTCTTATATGCGTTCCGTGACCGCGATACAATTCTTGACCGCTTGAACGAAATTAGTGGGGCGAGAATGACGTTTAACTACATGCGTATTGGTGGCGTTAAGTGGGATGCTCCGGAAGGTTGGATTGATAAGGTAAAAGAAACAGTGAAGTTACTTCGCGAAAATTTTGCTGAATACCACCAGCTTGTCACAGGTAATGAAATCTTCATTGGTCGTACGAAAGGCGTTGGCATTATTACCAAAGAAGATGCGATTAACTGGGGACTTTCAGGACCAATTCTTCGAGGTAGTGGTGTGAAGTTTGATTTACGTAAAAATCAGCCTTATTCGATTTATGACCGTTTTGATTTTGACATTCCGACAAGAGAAGAAGGCGACTGTTTTGCAAGATATGAAGTGAGACTTGATGAGATGTTTGAGTCGTTAAAAATTATTGAGCAAGCATGTGACCAGATTACTGAAGGAGAAATTGTCCATAAAAAAGGTCAACGGATCATGATGATTAAACCACCAGCTGGTGAAACGTACTTCCGTTGTGAAGCATCAAAAGGTGAAATTGGCGTTTACCTTGTAAGTAACGGCAAAAATAAGCCTTACCGTCTAAAATTACGCAGACCTTCGTTTGTAAATGTTGAAATCCTTGCAGATATGTTAATTGACCGAAACATTGCAGACTTAGTCGCAATCTTTGGAAGCCTCGATGTTGTACTCGGGGAGGTCGATGCATAA
- the nuoH gene encoding NADH-quinone oxidoreductase subunit NuoH, giving the protein MDLVNMIIYAVTVLGLLLGAVTYAILFERKVIGYMQVRIGPNRHGPWGLLQTIADVMKLLMKEDIIPSQADRKIFMIAPIIAFAPAYMVLAVISWSENIYAADLNIGVLYFIGISSITTIGVLMGGWSSNNKYSLMGAMRAVAQMVSYEIPLVLAIIGVVILAGSLNLRDIVFAQQDLGVWFIIPQFLGFVIYMIAAIAELNRSPFDLPEAESELVSGYHTEYSGFRMAFFMLAEYVYAIAIAALATTLFLGGWLGPVLPGIVWFLLKMCLFMFIWFWLRATLPRVRVDQLMSFGWKVLIPLALLNIVITAVIKVWMG; this is encoded by the coding sequence ATGGATTTAGTGAATATGATTATTTATGCCGTTACTGTGTTAGGACTACTTCTAGGTGCAGTAACGTATGCGATCCTCTTTGAACGAAAAGTAATTGGTTATATGCAGGTCCGGATTGGACCAAACCGACACGGCCCTTGGGGCTTACTTCAAACCATTGCCGACGTTATGAAACTATTAATGAAAGAGGATATTATTCCTTCTCAAGCAGACCGTAAAATATTCATGATTGCTCCAATCATTGCTTTTGCACCAGCGTATATGGTTCTCGCGGTGATTTCATGGAGTGAAAACATATATGCGGCTGACTTGAACATTGGCGTTTTGTATTTTATCGGTATTTCCTCTATTACCACAATTGGCGTATTAATGGGTGGTTGGAGCTCGAATAACAAATATTCCTTAATGGGAGCGATGCGTGCAGTAGCTCAAATGGTTAGTTACGAAATACCGTTAGTTCTTGCGATAATTGGTGTTGTTATTTTAGCTGGATCCCTTAATTTACGCGATATCGTTTTTGCTCAACAAGACTTGGGCGTCTGGTTTATTATTCCACAATTTTTAGGTTTCGTTATTTACATGATTGCAGCGATTGCCGAGCTAAACAGATCTCCGTTTGACTTGCCAGAAGCTGAGAGTGAGCTAGTATCTGGTTACCATACTGAATACAGTGGTTTCCGTATGGCATTCTTCATGCTTGCTGAATACGTATACGCAATTGCGATTGCCGCTCTTGCTACAACGTTATTCTTAGGTGGCTGGTTAGGACCAGTTTTACCGGGAATTGTTTGGTTCTTATTAAAAATGTGCTTATTTATGTTCATTTGGTTCTGGTTACGTGCAACACTTCCGCGTGTAAGGGTGGATCAATTAATGTCCTTTGGATGGAAAGTTTTAATACCACTAGCGCTACTTAACATTGTCATTACGGCAGTGATAAAAGTATGGATGGGGTGA
- a CDS encoding NADH-quinone oxidoreductase subunit N, producing MTAFNADWSLMTPEIVLAVLALTVFTIDFTTGIRGKKPFIGTLSVISLLVTIVLVVIFNQTPGTIGSTFVVDPFAMLFKIVILLGVALVIVNSMSYLDKHDDMYQGEFYSLLLFAALGAMLMVSSADLITLFIGLEILSISSYCLAGFRKHQAKSTEAALKYVILGGTASAFILYGMSFMYGLTGSTSLLEIGAAMPTLYAQYPFLIMMSLFFMVAGLGFKISIVPFHMWAPDVYEGAPTPITGFLTAVSKVAGFAIMIRILAVGFGGIYDQWYFVIAVIAALTMIVGNTVALVQTNIKRLMAYSGIAQAGYLLVPLAALLNIHISLSMIVYYAFAYVFMTLGAFAIISYVTEKENDEEISSFAGLYRRSPFLAHSMTVFLVSMAGLPITAGFVGKVYIFLGVMTSQMVWLAVIMIVTSTISFFYYFGIIKQMYMRAPKEEDSMLKAPTSISLIVTISLIGTFGLALFANMLTNYMNGLNWIIL from the coding sequence ATGACAGCATTTAACGCAGACTGGTCTTTAATGACTCCGGAGATTGTCTTAGCAGTTTTAGCTTTAACCGTTTTTACGATTGACTTTACTACAGGAATTCGTGGTAAAAAGCCATTCATCGGAACGTTAAGTGTCATTTCACTTCTTGTCACGATTGTACTGGTAGTCATCTTTAATCAAACTCCAGGTACGATTGGTTCAACATTTGTCGTCGATCCTTTTGCGATGCTATTCAAAATCGTTATCTTACTTGGAGTAGCGTTAGTAATTGTGAATTCGATGTCTTACCTGGATAAACATGATGACATGTATCAAGGCGAATTTTATTCACTATTATTGTTCGCAGCATTAGGTGCGATGCTAATGGTATCTTCTGCAGATTTAATTACGTTGTTTATCGGATTAGAGATCCTAAGTATTTCTTCTTACTGCTTAGCTGGTTTCCGAAAACATCAAGCTAAATCAACAGAAGCTGCGCTGAAGTATGTAATACTTGGCGGAACAGCATCAGCGTTTATTCTTTACGGAATGTCATTTATGTATGGCTTAACTGGTTCGACGAGCCTACTAGAAATTGGAGCGGCTATGCCAACTCTTTACGCTCAGTATCCGTTCTTAATTATGATGTCACTATTCTTTATGGTAGCAGGCTTAGGGTTTAAAATATCAATTGTTCCATTCCATATGTGGGCTCCAGATGTTTACGAAGGAGCACCAACACCGATTACAGGGTTTTTAACAGCTGTTTCAAAAGTAGCGGGATTTGCGATCATGATCCGTATTTTAGCAGTTGGATTTGGTGGAATTTACGATCAGTGGTATTTCGTAATCGCAGTCATTGCAGCTCTAACAATGATTGTAGGTAATACAGTTGCCCTAGTCCAAACCAACATTAAACGCCTAATGGCTTACTCGGGAATTGCGCAAGCTGGATATCTTTTAGTGCCTCTAGCTGCATTGTTAAATATTCATATTTCTCTAAGTATGATTGTGTACTATGCATTTGCGTATGTATTTATGACGTTAGGAGCGTTTGCGATCATATCATATGTGACTGAAAAAGAGAATGATGAAGAAATCTCAAGCTTTGCAGGTCTATATCGAAGATCACCGTTTCTTGCGCATTCAATGACTGTGTTTTTAGTGTCAATGGCGGGACTACCGATTACTGCAGGGTTTGTTGGGAAGGTCTACATTTTCTTAGGGGTAATGACGAGTCAGATGGTTTGGCTTGCGGTTATTATGATCGTAACAAGTACAATCTCATTCTTCTATTACTTCGGGATCATCAAACAAATGTACATGAGGGCACCTAAAGAAGAAGATAGCATGCTAAAAGCACCGACAAGCATTTCGCTTATCGTGACGATTTCTCTTATCGGTACTTTTGGGCTAGCTCTATTCGCCAACATGCTAACCAATTATATGAACGGCTTAAATTGGATCATCCTTTAG
- a CDS encoding NuoI/complex I 23 kDa subunit family protein, translating to MFRFLKGFGITLKYFAGKKETIQYPEQKPEIPDRFRGIQRFFPDKCIVCNLCVQVCPTDVITLTGKKAEDNPKKKVIDTYNIDFQGCILCDFCTEVCPTEAIVMTTKYDNLSDYTRDPMFKDMEWLTNNEVYGNYKIDEPAEEETERGDEK from the coding sequence ATGTTTAGATTTTTAAAAGGTTTCGGAATTACACTCAAGTATTTTGCTGGAAAGAAAGAAACCATCCAATACCCTGAACAAAAACCGGAAATCCCAGACCGTTTCCGCGGAATTCAACGATTTTTTCCAGACAAGTGTATCGTTTGTAACTTATGTGTTCAGGTTTGTCCCACGGATGTCATTACGCTAACAGGTAAGAAGGCGGAAGATAATCCGAAGAAAAAAGTAATTGATACGTATAACATTGATTTTCAAGGGTGCATATTATGTGATTTCTGTACGGAGGTTTGTCCAACTGAAGCGATTGTGATGACGACAAAGTATGATAATCTGTCAGACTATACTCGCGATCCAATGTTTAAGGACATGGAATGGTTAACAAACAACGAAGTATACGGAAACTATAAAATTGATGAACCTGCAGAAGAAGAAACAGAGCGAGGTGACGAGAAATGA
- a CDS encoding NuoB/complex I 20 kDa subunit family protein, with product MELKKQGLEEFDPAIVEEVRRNVLITKVEEVKAWARTRSFWPLTFGLACCAIEMMATGAARYDLDRFGVLFRASPRHADLMIVAGTVTAKMAPVVKRLYDQMPEPKWVIAMGSCATCGGPYHKAYSVVNGVDKIVPVDVYIPGCPPTPPALLDGIEKLRIQIREEAKGKRRKKVGQRI from the coding sequence ATGGAACTAAAAAAACAGGGGTTAGAAGAATTCGATCCGGCGATAGTCGAAGAAGTACGACGCAATGTACTTATTACAAAGGTTGAGGAAGTTAAGGCGTGGGCTAGGACAAGATCATTTTGGCCGTTAACATTCGGTTTAGCGTGCTGCGCGATCGAAATGATGGCTACGGGTGCTGCCCGTTATGACTTGGACCGCTTCGGGGTACTTTTCCGAGCTTCACCACGACATGCGGACTTAATGATCGTTGCAGGAACAGTAACTGCAAAAATGGCGCCAGTTGTAAAACGCCTATACGATCAAATGCCTGAACCGAAATGGGTCATTGCAATGGGATCTTGCGCAACATGCGGCGGTCCTTATCACAAAGCTTATAGTGTTGTTAACGGCGTTGACAAAATCGTTCCTGTGGATGTATATATCCCAGGTTGTCCACCAACTCCACCTGCGCTGTTAGATGGCATTGAGAAACTTCGTATACAGATTAGAGAAGAAGCCAAAGGCAAGAGAAGGAAGAAGGTGGGCCAAAGGATATGA
- the nuoL gene encoding NADH-quinone oxidoreductase subunit L, with protein MMQFAWIIPVFPLLAFVLLLFFGRILKERAAYVGIVAMAASFGVSVVVLFERIGGEGYKYVVRWLTFGEHTITMGYEVTALNAMMLVVVTTVSLLVHLFSKQYMHGDDRFPVFYSYLGLFSFSMLGLVLSPNILQLFIFWELVGVCSFLLVGFWFFKPEAAAAAKKAFLTTRIGDVGLFIGLVLTFIYTRSFEYEAIFAAINAGLVEQTMVTVIALCIFLGAVGKSAQFPLHVWLPDAMEGPTPVSALIHAATMVAAGVYLVGVMYPVFLASPTAMTVVAYTGAITAIFAASIALVNTDIKRVLAYSTVSQLGFMILALGTAGYVAGLFHLMTHAFFKALLFLGAGSVIYGMHHRQDIREMGGLWSKMKVTAITFLIGTLAIAGAPLLSGFWSKEVILAAVWYNGDPFLFIIASITAAMTAFYMFRLFFKVFTGKYRGSDSLEAGEHHHEPHESPKVMTIPLIVLAVLAVVAGYVNTPIFGFGLEAFLTEGLNVGKQAHGELWLVGYSILIAAVGFGLSYLIYFKGTIKENYFPNMAPGVHKVLLNKYYMDEFYLAVFVRPVVSLGKFLWAIDRFIIDGIVNVTGYLAKGTGYVISRRHTGQLQTYGLVTVVGGIAVIALAFVLRGYLG; from the coding sequence ATGATGCAATTTGCCTGGATAATACCCGTCTTCCCACTATTAGCCTTCGTGTTGCTTCTATTTTTTGGAAGAATACTGAAAGAAAGAGCGGCTTATGTAGGAATAGTTGCCATGGCTGCTTCATTCGGGGTGTCAGTAGTTGTCTTATTCGAAAGAATCGGTGGGGAAGGTTATAAGTACGTTGTAAGGTGGCTTACCTTCGGGGAACACACCATAACAATGGGGTACGAAGTAACAGCTTTAAACGCGATGATGTTAGTAGTTGTTACGACTGTTAGTTTACTTGTTCACTTATTTTCAAAACAATATATGCATGGGGATGATCGTTTCCCTGTTTTCTATTCATACCTAGGGTTATTCTCATTTTCAATGTTAGGTCTTGTGTTATCACCTAACATTCTTCAACTCTTTATTTTCTGGGAGTTAGTAGGGGTTTGTTCGTTCTTACTTGTAGGTTTCTGGTTCTTCAAGCCTGAAGCTGCAGCGGCGGCGAAAAAGGCATTCTTAACAACAAGAATTGGGGACGTCGGGTTATTCATTGGTCTTGTACTTACATTTATTTATACTCGATCATTTGAATATGAAGCAATTTTTGCAGCAATCAACGCTGGATTAGTTGAACAAACAATGGTCACGGTAATTGCTCTTTGTATTTTCCTAGGAGCTGTTGGTAAGTCGGCGCAATTCCCATTACATGTCTGGTTGCCTGATGCGATGGAAGGTCCAACACCTGTGTCCGCTTTAATCCATGCGGCGACAATGGTAGCTGCTGGGGTTTACCTAGTGGGAGTTATGTACCCTGTCTTTTTAGCTTCACCAACAGCGATGACAGTTGTTGCTTATACAGGGGCGATTACAGCCATTTTTGCGGCATCGATTGCGCTTGTAAACACAGATATTAAGCGTGTTTTAGCATATTCAACAGTCAGTCAGCTAGGCTTTATGATTTTGGCTTTAGGAACAGCTGGTTATGTGGCTGGTTTATTCCACTTAATGACACATGCATTCTTTAAAGCACTTTTATTCCTAGGAGCTGGTAGCGTTATTTATGGAATGCACCATCGACAAGACATCCGTGAAATGGGTGGTTTGTGGTCAAAGATGAAGGTTACGGCGATCACATTCTTAATCGGTACACTCGCTATTGCTGGTGCGCCACTACTCTCAGGGTTCTGGAGTAAAGAAGTCATTTTAGCTGCTGTTTGGTACAATGGCGATCCGTTTTTATTCATCATTGCATCGATTACAGCTGCGATGACTGCATTTTATATGTTCCGTCTATTCTTTAAAGTATTTACTGGGAAATACCGTGGTAGTGACTCATTAGAAGCTGGTGAGCACCACCATGAACCACATGAAAGTCCAAAAGTGATGACAATACCGTTAATCGTCTTAGCCGTCCTTGCTGTAGTAGCAGGTTACGTGAATACACCGATTTTCGGTTTTGGACTCGAAGCATTTTTAACAGAAGGTTTAAATGTGGGGAAACAAGCCCATGGTGAGCTTTGGTTAGTTGGTTACTCGATATTAATCGCTGCCGTAGGATTTGGGTTATCCTATCTGATTTATTTTAAAGGGACAATCAAAGAAAATTACTTCCCGAACATGGCGCCAGGAGTACATAAGGTACTACTGAACAAGTACTACATGGATGAGTTTTACTTAGCGGTGTTTGTACGTCCAGTAGTAAGCCTAGGGAAATTCCTTTGGGCCATTGACCGTTTCATTATCGATGGAATTGTCAACGTAACTGGTTATCTTGCAAAGGGAACAGGCTATGTCATTAGCAGAAGGCATACAGGTCAATTGCAAACTTACGGTTTAGTCACAGTCGTTGGTGGAATCGCAGTTATCGCCCTAGCCTTTGTATTAAGGGGGTATTTAGGATGA